Genomic segment of Mycolicibacterium psychrotolerans:
GGAGAAGGCGCTGCTGCGTCGTCTGGTGGAGGCGGGCACCCGGGTGGTGCAGTACGGCTACGCCGGCGCTGAGGGCGCGGACGTGAACGAGATCGTGGACAGGGCGCAGGCCGAGATCTACGACGTCACCGAGCGACGGGCGACCGAGGACTTCGTGCCGCTCGAAGAGCTGCTGCAGCCGACGATGGACGAGATCGACGCGATCGCGTCGCAGGGCGGGATCTCCAAGGGTGTGCCGACGGGGTTCACCGAACTCGACGAGCTGACCAACGGTCTGCACCCGGGTCAGATGATCGTCGTGGCGGCACGCCCCGGTATGGGGAAGGCGCTGTCGCTGGACACGCCGCTGCCCACGCCGAAGGGGTGGACGACGATGGCCGAGGTCGCCGTCGGTGACGAGCTGATCGGGCCGGACGGATTGCCGACGCGGGTGGTGGCGGCGACGGCCGTGATGGAGCGCCGGCCGTGCTTCGAGGTCGAATTCTCCGACGGCACAGTGATCGTCGCGGACGCCGAGCACCAGTGGCTGACCTCCGGCGCGATCCGCACCACCCGGGAGATCGCCGAGACGTTGTCGACCGGCCACTCGGTCACTAACACCTGCGCGATCCTGGCAGAGGACGCGGACCTTCCGGTACCGCCGTATACGTTCGGCGCGTGGCTGGGAGATCCGACGACGGACGACCCGGAGATCCTGATGCGGATCGAGGGGGAGGGGTCGAGCACACCCGAGGCGCTCGACAACGGGCGCATCCCGGCGGAGTATCTGCGTGCCTCCGAAGCGCAGCGGCGCGCGCTTCTTGCTGGCCTGCTCGACGCTCGGGGAACGGTCGCGGACGACGGAGCGATTCGGCTGTCTGTTGCCGGCGAGCGGCTGTTGGCTGGCGTCGCGGAACTTGTTGTCTCGCTGGGCTATCGGTGCCGAGAGGCGGATAGTGGGATTGCCTTCTCGGCAGCGGACAGCGTCTTCGGTGTGCACCGGAAGGATCTGCTGCACAAGGAGCGTCGCGGGGAGACCTCCGAGTCTCGGGCGATTGTCGATGTTCGGCCCGTCCCGAGCGTTCCGGTCCGGTGCGTCGAGGTCGACAACGCCAGCCACATGTATCTGGCCAGCCGGTCGATGATCCCGACGCACAACTCGACGCTCGGGCTCGATTTCATGCGGTCGTGCTCGATCAAGCATCATCTGCCGAGCATCGTGTTCTCGCTGGAGATGAGTAAGACCGAGATCGTCATGCGTCTGCTGTCGGCCGAGGCGAGGATCAAGCTCGCCGATATGCGGTCGGGCCGGATGAGCGATGACGACTGGACGCGGCTGGCTCGGCGGATGAGTGAGATCAGTGAGGCGCCGCTCTACATCGACGATTCGCCGAACCTGACGATGATGGAGATCCGGGCCAAGGCGAGGCGGCTGAAGCAGAAGGCGGATCTGCGTCTCGTTGTCATCGACTACCTGCAGCTGATGACGTCGGGCAAGAAGGTGGAGTCGCGTCAGCAAGAAGTGTCCGAATTCTCCCGGCAGATCAAGCTTTTGGCGAAGGAGCTCGAGGTTCCGGTGGTGGCGATGAGTCAGCTGAACCGTGGCCCGGAGCAGCGCACCGACAAGAAGCCAATGCTTTCTGACCTGCGTGAATCGGGATCGATCGAGCAAGATAGCGATTTGGTCATCTTGCTTCACCGGCCGGATGCGTTCGAAAGTGATGACCCCCGCGGCGGTGAAGCTGACCTCATCATTGCGAAGCACCGCGCTGGCCCAACACGCACTGTCACCGTGGCGCATCAGCTGCATCTGTCGCGATTCGCGAACATGGCCAAGCAGTAAAGAGGAACCCGAAATCCCTGGTTTGATGAGCGCGTCGTTAATTCTGACCGCCGATTCCGGTGCGCAGGTGCCGGTCGCCGACCTAGCCCTCGTTGGCAGACATGCGCAGATATGGGCGCTGGACGGTGGGCGCCGATTGCGAGCCGCACGAGTTACCGCAGTTCGCGCCGTGGAACCGCAGGAAGCGTTCACGGTACGCCTGGCGTCGGGCCGAACCGTTGACGCATTGGGAGGTATGTCTTTCCTGACGTTGACTGGGTGGAAGCGTCTTGACGAACTTGCCGTGGATCGCCGCATTGCGGTACCGAGGCGAGTGCCCGAACCCGTTGCGGCACAACGCATGGTCGATGCCGAATTGATTCTGCTCGCTCATATGATCGGCGACGGATCCTGCGTAAGACGTCAGCCGGTCCGGTATGCCAGCATCGATGAGCAGAACCTTCGGGCGGTTACAGCGGCCGCAGCACATTTTGGGGTGACGGCCGTGCGTGACGTGTACGAGGCTGCGCGTGTCACGACGTTGAGACTCCCCGCACCGTTCCGGCTGACGCACGGTAAACGCAATCGCATCGGCGCGTGGCTGGATGGCCTCGGATTGTTCGGCAAACGCAGTTACGAGAAATTCGTACCAGCAGCGGTTTTCGCGTGACCCAACGACCAGGTGGCGTTGTTCTTGAAGCACCTCTGGTCGACGGATGGCTGCATCAAGTGGGACGCGAAAGCTGGGCAGGGGCGCATCTACTACGCGTCCACGAGTCGGCAACTCACCGATGACGTGCGGCATTTGTTGCTTCGACTGGGCATTGTGTCGCGCGCTTACCGGGTTCCACAGGGTCGGTATCGGGACATCTGGCGTCTGCACGTGTCCGGTGTATCCAGCCAGCGGCGCTTCCTGCGACTGGTGGACGCACACGGTGCGAAGTACTTCGACGCGCGCGAAGTTCAGCACAACCTCGAAGGCATCGTCGCGAACGAGAACGTCGACACCGTCCCGCGCGAAGTGTGGTACACGGTTCGCCAGAAGCTCACAGATCACAAGATGACACACCGCGCGTTCGCCGAAGCCATGCGGACGCCCTTCTGCGGATCGACGATGTGGAAGCACGCCCCCAGCCGCAGTCGCCTTCACCGCGCCGCCGCGATCCTCGACGACCGCAGCCTGCATGACCTGACCAAGAACGACCTCCTGTGGGACAAGGTGGTCGAGATCACCGCCATCGGTCAGCGCGAGGTCTACGAGGTGACCGTTGACGGCGCCGACAACGTCATCGCCAACGGGATCGCGGTGCGCGCGGTAGATCGCTCGAACGCCGCCGGCATTAACTCAGACTAGTTGTGCCGCAGTCAAAGACGATCACTGTGACCTATCAGCTCCACCTGTCGCGATTCTCAAGACGTAGGGCTGCGTTATCGGCGGCATCTTCTGTAGCGACACCCTCGCCGACGAGAGGGCTCCTGGTTCCCTACGGCCTACCGTCCATGGGGAACAGGCGGCAATGTGCTCTCAGCGCTCGGCCGGATGGCCGGCGCACGGCTGCTGTGGTCCGGTCTGCCGCGGACCTCACTGAGCGCGCGGCGACCTACTCGTTCATCGCGTGGCAGCCATTGGCCACCGTGGCAACCGTCACGGCATGTGGGGGGCGGAAGGACCGTGACCACCACCGAGCCGCGTTGTGTGCTCTCGGCGTTGACTACTTGGGAGGCATCCGAATGCCGCCGTCGACCCGGACCACTTCGGCATTCATGTAGGAGTTCGTGATCAGCTCCACCACCATCGACACGAGCTCCTCCGGCTTGCCGAGCCGGCGCGGGTAGAGAACGGACTCGCCGAGCTTCGCCTTGAAGGCCTCGGATTCCGGACCTTCTCCGTAGATCGGCGTGTCGATCAGACCGGGTGCGACGGTGTTCACCCGAATCCCGACGGCCGCGAGGTCACGGGCCACCGGCAGGGTCAGTCCGACGACGCCGCCCTTCGACGACGAGTAGGCGGCTTGCCCGATCTGGCCGTCGAAGGCGGCCACACTGGTCATGTTGACGATCGCGCCACGCTCCCCGGAGTCGGTGAGGTCGAGTCGGCTCATCGCAGTAGCCGCGAGCCGGATGCAGTCGAAGGTGCCGACCAGGTTGATGGCGAGCACTTTCTTGTAGGCGTCGAGGTTGTGCGCGGAGGCGAACTCACCGTCCTTGCCGATAGTCCTTTGTGCCCAACCGATTCCGGCAGAGTTGACCAGAACGCGGAGAGGTCCGAGATCGATGGCGGTGTTCACCGCATCCTCGATCTGCGAGGTGTCTGTCACGTCGACACTGACGTACACGCCACCTATCTCGTGGGCCAGTTCCTGTCCGCGTTCTGCTTGCAGATCGGCGATGACGACGCGTGCACCCTTGGATGCCAGTAGTCGGGCGGTGGCGGCGCCGATACCCGATGCTCCGCCGGTGACAATTGCGCTAGTTCCGTTGACGTCCACAGCGCGAGTTTAGGACAGGGTGTGGTGACCGGAGCGCGAGATGCTCACCGGACGCCATCTCGCCTCTACTGGTCTGCGGCGTGGGTGCCGCGCCGGCACCACTATCACCGCCGTCTTCCAACTGCCCACCGTCGTCGCCGGCGGGTGGGCGCCAGTGGCTGACCGACCCCGCCATGAATCCGAAGACGGGGTCGGGCATGATCTTCAGGACTCGGCGGCTGCGTTTAGCCCGACCCGACCTTCGTGAGCGGGGCGCGCCGTCCGCGCTGTTGCGTGCCGAACTCGAGACAACAACGACCGCTGTATGGTCCTTCGCGCCCGACGACCGGAAGATTCGTCTTCAAAGGCGTGTTGGGTTGTACATCGATGACATCCCAACCTGGAGGACCCTCGTGAGCCCGGTACGCATTGGAGACGTCGACGTCGAGCGAGTCCTGGAATGGGTGGGACCGATCAAAACGGTCGACGAGATGTTCCCCGACACCCCACCCGCCGCCTGGTCCGACGTGGATCCGCAGCACTGGACGCGCTCCTCACGGGCCTACCGGGCCGCCATCCAGACCTGGATCCTTCGCTCCGGGGGGCGCACCATCCTGATCGACACCGGGGTCGGCAACGACAGGGAACGGCCCCAGGTTCCGACCTTCGATCATCTGAATACCGATTTCTTGCAACGGCTTTCTGACCTCGGCATCCAGCCCGCCGATGTCGACGTGGTCATCAACACCCACATCCACTACGACCACGTCGGCTGGAACACCCGACGGGATGGCGCGTCGTGGGTGCCCACCTTCCCGAACGCCACCTACTTGGTGCCGCAATTGGATTACGACTACTTCCATCCCGACAACGCCGGGCGGACGCGGCCACCGCAGACCGAGGACGAGCGGGCGCGTTTCGCCGGGATCCGTCTCGTGTTCGAGGACAGCATCGCGCCGGTGGCCGTCGCGGGGCAGCTTCACACCTGGCAGCACGGCCACAGCGTGGACCCGTACCTGCGTCTGGAGCCCGCCCCCGGACACACTCCAGGGTCGTCGGTCGTGTGGCTGGACACGGGAGCGGGCGCGGTCTTCGTCGGCGACCTCGTCCACACGCCTGTACAACTCGGCCGTCCCCACGACCGGTGCGCCTTCGATCTCGACCCGCAGCAGGCCCGCATCAGCCGGCGCGCCGTGCTCGGCGCCGCCGCACGCACCGGGGCCACCATCTTCCCCGCCCACTTCGCGGGCCGCGGTGCCGCCGTCATCACCCCCGCCAGCGACGACGGCTACGACATAGAGCGGTGGGCACCGCTCCCCGCTCTGTAGGGCGGACGGCTGCAGCCCCGCTGTACAGGTGCTTTCACGACCGGGGCCCGATTCCGCTCTTGTTAGTCTGTTCCATGCCCCGAAAACTCACTGACGAGCAAATTGAGGCCCTTCTCGATAGCCGCCCGGGCTGGGCGATTCTGAGCACCATCGACCAGGATGGACTCCCGCATACCGTGCCCCTTGGATACTTTCGCCTCGACCGCGACATCATCATGGGTGTGCGGGATGGGACGCGCAAAGTCGCCAACGTCGAGAGCAATCCGAAGGTGAGCGTCATGCTCGAAGACGGGTCCACTATGGCGGACATAAGGGGGGTGATGTTCCAAGGTCACGCCCGCATCGTTCGCGAACCAAGCGAAGCACTTCAGCTTGCGCGGGAAGGGGCCCGGGCGCGAGGTGTGCCAGAGGCGGAGTGGCCTACCGCATCCAGGCCGGGCTCTGCCTACATCCGCATGACACCGGTGAGAACTTTGTCTTGGGATTACTCAGATCCGACGTCGGACCACGCGTAGCGCCCCCAGCCATCGCGGGATGCGACCGCTCCGATCTGATTGCACGACAACCGGTTCACTGCACGGCGGCGCCGGCAAGCCTGGCCGACCGGGCCAGGGCGCACGTTCCTGGATCTGCCGGCGGGCAGGTTCGTTCACGACTCGTCCTGCAGCAGTTCACCGGTTCTTGCCGGCCGGCGGATGATGATGACGCGATGTCGTGGTCGATCGCCGGGCTGGCGGCCGTGCTGGTGGTCTGGTCACTGTTCGCGCGCCGGCTCAGGCGCTGGCAGATCACCCCGGCGCTGATCCTGGTGCTCGCTGGAACCTCTTTCGGCTTCCTCACCGATGATGCACTCGCAGGCCGCCTCGAGGCTCGTGTCGTCGAGCCCACCATCGAGGCGATCTTGGCGATTGTGCTGTTCGAACACGCAACCCGAGTTCGCGACGGATTCTTCGGCGGCCACACCCGCATCGTGCTCCGGCTGCTCTTCATCGCGCTGCCGGTCGGCTTGGCGCTGGCCGTGATTCTCGGCGCCGGCTTGATGCCCAGTCTCACGTTGGCGCAGCTTCTCGTGCTCGCGTGTGTGGTGGTCCCCGTCGACTTTGCGCCGGTGGTGTCCTTCCTGCACGATCCTCGGATTCCCGAGCGGGTCCGCCACGTGTTCAACATCGAGGAGGGCTACTCCGACGGGGTGATCGCGCCGGTGTTCCTGCTCGCGCTGACGATCGCGAGTGGCGAGCACACCCGGGCGGAGGGAGTAATTTACGCGTTGCGGCATGGAATTCCGCACGTCGCCATCGCTGTCGTGCTCGGCGTCGGCATCGGTGCGGCGGCCGCGTGGTGTGCCAACGCAGCCGACCGCCGCGGACTGATGACCGAACAGTCTCGCCGACTGCTGATGCTCGGTGTGCCGGTGCTGACCTACACCCCTCAACGTCGGCGTACACGGCAACGGCATCGTCGCGGCGTTCGTCGGCGGCATCGCCTACCACAGTGTGCGGCGCTACGTCGATGAGGAGCGCGAGCAGGAGTACATCGACGACGTCGGATTCGTCCTCGCGGCGGTGGTGTGGTTCGTGTTCGGCGCCGTCGTGTGGGAGAAGCTGCACGACGGAGTCGCCGTGAGTCAAGTGGTCTTCGGGGTGCTGGTGCTGACCGCTGTCCGCGCCATCGCGGTCGCGTTGGCGACGGTGCGGTCGCCGCTGAGCGGCCCAGAGCGGGTCCTGTTGGCGGGGCTCGGGCCACGTGGCACCGCGAACGTCGCGCTGGCGCTATGGGCCTATATCGTCCTTCCCCCCGGACCGGGCGACACTCTTCTGTCTGTGGCCATCGTGGTCGTCCTGGGCAGTGTCGTCCTGCACGGCGTCGCCGCGCCGATCCTGGTGAGCCGGGTGGATTCTCGCGTCGCCGCCGGGGCGTGGCGGCAATCAAACTGACTGCGGGGAGTGCATACCCTGCGGTATGGTGTCGCTGATCGCCACTGCGAGACGAAGAGGTACCCTGTGAGCCTGCAATTGACCGACGAACAGCAGAGCATGGTCTCCACCATCCGTGAGTTCGCCGCCAAGGAGTGCGGCACCCGAGAACAGCGCCTGGCGCTCACCGACGGCGGAAGAACGCACCACAACTCCCAAATCGCCGGCAAACTCGCGGATCTGGGGTTTCTGGGCCTCTCCATCCCGGAGGAATACGGCGGCGCCGGCGGCGGGCTGTTCGACGCTTGCCTGTTCCTCGAGGAGATGGCCTACAACCAGATCCCACTGGGCAGCTTCGGCGTCACGCTCATCGTCGCCCATATCTATCTGAACTTCGCCTCGGAAGACGTCAAGAAGGAGGTTCTGGGCGCCGTGGTGGCGGGAACACCGACGGCTGTGGCGATGTCCGAGCCGGGGTCTGGGTCTGACGTCGGATCACTGCGCTGCAAGGCCGAGAAGGTCGACGGGGGCTACCGCCTCAACGGGCAGAAGACGTGGATCTCCAACGGCCACCTGGCTGATCACATCCTGCTGGTCGCCCGAACTTCCGACAGCGGCGACAAGCACCAGGGCATCACGATGCTGTCGGTGCCGGTCGCCACGCCCGGCATCGAGATCCGGCCGATTGCGACCATGGGCCTCGAGGTCAACGATGTGTTCTTCACCGACGCCGAGGTTGGCCAGGAGCGCCTGGTCGGCGTGGAGGGTCAGGGCTGGATGCAGTTGATGGCCGGGTTGAACACCGAACGGGTGATCGTCGGCGCGATCGCGCTCGGTCAGGCCCGGCGCGCCTTCGAGGACACGCTGGCGTACGTCAAGACCCGCGAGCAGTTCGGCCGCCCGGTCGGCACCTTCCAGGCGCTGTCACATCGGCTGGCTGAACTGGCCACCGAGATCGAATGCACCCGGCTGCTGGTCCATGACGTCGCGCAACGCGTGGACGAGAATCCCGGCAAGCTGATGCCGCGGGAGGCATCGATGGTCAAACTGAAGGCCACCGAACTCGCGAAAGCCGCGGCGCTGGAAGGTATTCAGATGATGGGCGGGATGGGCTACACCGTCGAGGGTGGGATGGAGGAGCAGCTCCGCGCGGTGCTGCCCGGCACCATCGCCGGTGGCAGCAGCGAGATCCAGCGCGACATCATCGCCAAGACCCTGGGACTGTGAGCCAGACCAGGCCCAAAGGCAGGGGGCGGGATCAGCCGGCCCTCGTGCCCCCCAGCACCTCGGCGCCGTAGCAGGCCTCGGTCATCTTCGTCATCTGGTTGAGCAGCTTGCGCATCCGGCGGGTGTTCACCGGGCGGTGGGCCAACTGGTTGCCCACCAGCGCCGACAGATAGAGCTCGGCCAGCAGTGCTGCATCGCGCTTGGGGATGGTGAGCGCGAAGAAGTCGGTGACCATCGCCTCTCGGCTGGCATCCACGCGGTCCACGGCGGCCTTGACCACCGGATCGGTGTGCGCCCAGACGCGCAGCGCCGCCTCGGCGTCGTGGGGAATCGTGTCGACGAGGGTGGATAGCAGGCGGTACTTGGTTCCCACCGCGTCGATCCGGTCGGCCGCCTCCTTGGCCTCGAGGGTGCTTTCTCGTTCCCAGGTCTCGAGCAACGCGGTGACGAAGCCCGACCAGCCACCGAAGTGGTGGTAGAAGCTGCCCTTGCTGACCCCGAGTTCGTCGCACAGCGCCGCGATCGTCAGGGAGTCGTGGCTGCCCTCAGCCAGCAGTCGCAGCGCGACGTCGTAATAGTCGTGTTGCGTCAGCCTCGATGTGGTCGCGGTCATCGTGCCGCCATGCTATCGGCCATCACGGCCACTAGCTGAGCAGCTTGCCGAGCACGGCGAGTTCACCCTGGGCGTTGTCCGGGATGACGTAGTCGGTCAGGTCCCGCGCTTCGCCGATGTGAGCGGCGACATCCTCGGCGGTGGGAACGGTGCCCGTGCCGGAGAACCAGCCCTGCGCCACGCCGACGAACGCGCGGGCATAACGGCCGGCGCCGACGGAGAACACCTCATGTGTCAGCGGGCACTCCCGTGAGCTCAGGTACAGGGCCAGAGGAGTGACGTACTCCGGGTCGAGCATCTGCGCCATCGGACCGAGGAGTTCCTCGGTCAGCCGGGTCCGGGCGATCGGCGCGATCGCATTGGACTGGATGCCGTTCTTCGCGCCCTCGATGGCAATGGTGTTCGACAGTCCGACCAGTCCCATCTTGGCCGACGAGTAGTTGGTCTGCCCGAAATTGCCGAACAGGCCGGCCGAGGTGGTGAAGAGGAACCGGCCGTACTTCTGCTCGCGCATCACCTTGTAGGCGGGCTGGCTGACGTAGAAGGCGCCGCGCAAGTGGACGTCGAAGATGTCGTCCATCTCCTGGAAGGTCAAGTTGTGGAAGCTCTTGTCCCGCAGGATGCCCGCGTTGTTGATGACGATGTCGACCCGGCCGAAGGCGTTGATCGCAGCGTCGACGATGGATTGACCGCCCTCTGGTGTGGCCACTGAGTCCATGTTGGCGACCGCCCGGCCCCCGGCCTTGGTGATCTCGTCGACGACGACCTGCGCGGCCGGACCGGAGCCCAGGCCGTGCACGTCGACGCCGAGGTCGTTGACCACCACGGCGGCGCCGCGGCGGGCGAGCTCTTCGGCGTACGTGCGCCCCAGCCCGTGGCCCGCGCCGGTGACGATGGCGACCTGCTCATCGAATCGAATTTCAGCCATGAAAGTCCCTCTGCTCGTGTTGTTTCGGTGCCCGATCAGCGGGTGGGCCTGGCATAGATGGTGACGACGCCTGCCCCACCGAGCCCGAGGTTGTGCTGCAGCGCGTACGTGGCGCCCTCGACCTGCCGCGCCCCGGCGGTACCGCGCAGCTGCCACGTCATCTCGTTGCACTGGGCGAGCCCGGTCGCGCCGAGCGGATGTCCCTTCGAGATCAGCCCGCCGGACGGGTTGACCACCCAGCGTCCGCCGTAGGTGGTGTCCTGCTTGTCGACGAGCAGATGCCCTTCGCCTTCGGCCGCCAAGCCGAGAGCCTCATAGGTCAGCACCTCGTTGACCGAGAAGCAGTCGTGCAGTTCTATGACGTCGATGTCCTCCGGCCCCACACCCGCCTGGTCATAGGCGCGCTGCGCCGCCCGCTTGGACACGTCGGCGCCGACGATCTTGATGGCCGACGGCGGGTCGAAACTGTTCTGTTGATCGGTTTCCATTGCCTGGCCGATGATCTCGATGGCCCGGTCCCACAGATCGTGTTCATCGACGAACCGCTCGCTGGCCAGGATGCTCGCGGCAGAGCCGTCGGAGGTGGGGGAGCACTGCAATTTGGTCAGCGGCGGTGCGACGGCGGCCGATTCCTTGACCTCGTCGAGGGTGAAGTCCTTCTGGAACTGGGCGTAGGGGTTGTTGACCGAGTGGTGGTGGTTCTTCCAGCCGATCCAGGCGAAGTGCTCGGGGGTGGAGCCGTACTTCTGCATGTGCTCCTGGCCGGCGCGGGCGAACATCTCCAGGGTGACTGGTGCTCCACTGGGCGGCCCCATTCCGGCCAGCACGCTCAGGTGCTTGTCCAACGGACCCGGCAGCCCGCCGCCGTCCATGCTGAGGCTGCCCGGCGCCATCTGTTCGAAGCCGAATGCCAGGGCGCAGTCGAGTGCGCCGGAGCCGACGGCCTGACGGGCCAGGTACAAGCCGGTAGATCCCGAAGCGCAGGCGTTGTTCACATTGATCACAGGGACTCCGGTGAGCCCGACCTCGTAGAGGGCGCGCTGGCCCGAGCAGGTCGGTGCTTGGACGAAACTGGCGAACGCGGTCTGGATGTCGGAATAGCCGATGCCGGCGTCCTTCAGAGCGGCGGGCACGGACTCCTGGACCATCTCCGGGAAGCTCCAGTTCTCCCTCCGTCCGGGCTTCTCGAACTTGGTCATGCCGGACCCGATGACGAATACCCGTCCACTCATCTCCAGTACTCCTTTGCAGTAAACGAATCAGCCGGACAAAGAATACCATCGGGTATGGTATTGGCGGTCGGTCCGACCCCACGGGCCTTCCGCGACGAGGAGTGTGCAGATGCCGATCGATCCGTCCAT
This window contains:
- a CDS encoding pyridoxamine 5'-phosphate oxidase family protein, with amino-acid sequence MPRKLTDEQIEALLDSRPGWAILSTIDQDGLPHTVPLGYFRLDRDIIMGVRDGTRKVANVESNPKVSVMLEDGSTMADIRGVMFQGHARIVREPSEALQLAREGARARGVPEAEWPTASRPGSAYIRMTPVRTLSWDYSDPTSDHA
- a CDS encoding cation:proton antiporter domain-containing protein, with translation MSWSIAGLAAVLVVWSLFARRLRRWQITPALILVLAGTSFGFLTDDALAGRLEARVVEPTIEAILAIVLFEHATRVRDGFFGGHTRIVLRLLFIALPVGLALAVILGAGLMPSLTLAQLLVLACVVVPVDFAPVVSFLHDPRIPERVRHVFNIEEGYSDGVIAPVFLLALTIASGEHTRAEGVIYALRHGIPHVAIAVVLGVGIGAAAAWCANAADRRGLMTEQSRRLLMLGVPVLTYTPQRRRTRQRHRRGVRRRHRLPQCAALRR
- a CDS encoding MBL fold metallo-hydrolase, with the translated sequence MSPVRIGDVDVERVLEWVGPIKTVDEMFPDTPPAAWSDVDPQHWTRSSRAYRAAIQTWILRSGGRTILIDTGVGNDRERPQVPTFDHLNTDFLQRLSDLGIQPADVDVVINTHIHYDHVGWNTRRDGASWVPTFPNATYLVPQLDYDYFHPDNAGRTRPPQTEDERARFAGIRLVFEDSIAPVAVAGQLHTWQHGHSVDPYLRLEPAPGHTPGSSVVWLDTGAGAVFVGDLVHTPVQLGRPHDRCAFDLDPQQARISRRAVLGAAARTGATIFPAHFAGRGAAVITPASDDGYDIERWAPLPAL
- the dnaB gene encoding replicative DNA helicase, coding for MAVVDDLGRSGDRTSMEPPPNEDFGRQPPQDLAAEQAVLGGMLLSKDAIADVLERLRPGDFYKPANQLVYDAVLDLYGRGEPADAVTVAAELDRKGLLRRVGGAPYLHTLISTVPTAANAGFYAEIVSEKALLRRLVEAGTRVVQYGYAGAEGADVNEIVDRAQAEIYDVTERRATEDFVPLEELLQPTMDEIDAIASQGGISKGVPTGFTELDELTNGLHPGQMIVVAARPGMGKALSLDTPLPTPKGWTTMAEVAVGDELIGPDGLPTRVVAATAVMERRPCFEVEFSDGTVIVADAEHQWLTSGAIRTTREIAETLSTGHSVTNTCAILAEDADLPVPPYTFGAWLGDPTTDDPEILMRIEGEGSSTPEALDNGRIPAEYLRASEAQRRALLAGLLDARGTVADDGAIRLSVAGERLLAGVAELVVSLGYRCREADSGIAFSAADSVFGVHRKDLLHKERRGETSESRAIVDVRPVPSVPVRCVEVDNASHMYLASRSMIPTHNSTLGLDFMRSCSIKHHLPSIVFSLEMSKTEIVMRLLSAEARIKLADMRSGRMSDDDWTRLARRMSEISEAPLYIDDSPNLTMMEIRAKARRLKQKADLRLVVIDYLQLMTSGKKVESRQQEVSEFSRQIKLLAKELEVPVVAMSQLNRGPEQRTDKKPMLSDLRESGSIEQDSDLVILLHRPDAFESDDPRGGEADLIIAKHRAGPTRTVTVAHQLHLSRFANMAKQ
- a CDS encoding lipid-transfer protein, producing the protein MSGRVFVIGSGMTKFEKPGRRENWSFPEMVQESVPAALKDAGIGYSDIQTAFASFVQAPTCSGQRALYEVGLTGVPVINVNNACASGSTGLYLARQAVGSGALDCALAFGFEQMAPGSLSMDGGGLPGPLDKHLSVLAGMGPPSGAPVTLEMFARAGQEHMQKYGSTPEHFAWIGWKNHHHSVNNPYAQFQKDFTLDEVKESAAVAPPLTKLQCSPTSDGSAASILASERFVDEHDLWDRAIEIIGQAMETDQQNSFDPPSAIKIVGADVSKRAAQRAYDQAGVGPEDIDVIELHDCFSVNEVLTYEALGLAAEGEGHLLVDKQDTTYGGRWVVNPSGGLISKGHPLGATGLAQCNEMTWQLRGTAGARQVEGATYALQHNLGLGGAGVVTIYARPTR
- a CDS encoding SDR family NAD(P)-dependent oxidoreductase, yielding MDVNGTSAIVTGGASGIGAATARLLASKGARVVIADLQAERGQELAHEIGGVYVSVDVTDTSQIEDAVNTAIDLGPLRVLVNSAGIGWAQRTIGKDGEFASAHNLDAYKKVLAINLVGTFDCIRLAATAMSRLDLTDSGERGAIVNMTSVAAFDGQIGQAAYSSSKGGVVGLTLPVARDLAAVGIRVNTVAPGLIDTPIYGEGPESEAFKAKLGESVLYPRRLGKPEELVSMVVELITNSYMNAEVVRVDGGIRMPPK
- a CDS encoding LAGLIDADG family homing endonuclease, with the protein product MALFLKHLWSTDGCIKWDAKAGQGRIYYASTSRQLTDDVRHLLLRLGIVSRAYRVPQGRYRDIWRLHVSGVSSQRRFLRLVDAHGAKYFDAREVQHNLEGIVANENVDTVPREVWYTVRQKLTDHKMTHRAFAEAMRTPFCGSTMWKHAPSRSRLHRAAAILDDRSLHDLTKNDLLWDKVVEITAIGQREVYEVTVDGADNVIANGIAVRAVDRSNAAGINSD
- a CDS encoding acyl-CoA dehydrogenase family protein, which produces MSLQLTDEQQSMVSTIREFAAKECGTREQRLALTDGGRTHHNSQIAGKLADLGFLGLSIPEEYGGAGGGLFDACLFLEEMAYNQIPLGSFGVTLIVAHIYLNFASEDVKKEVLGAVVAGTPTAVAMSEPGSGSDVGSLRCKAEKVDGGYRLNGQKTWISNGHLADHILLVARTSDSGDKHQGITMLSVPVATPGIEIRPIATMGLEVNDVFFTDAEVGQERLVGVEGQGWMQLMAGLNTERVIVGAIALGQARRAFEDTLAYVKTREQFGRPVGTFQALSHRLAELATEIECTRLLVHDVAQRVDENPGKLMPREASMVKLKATELAKAAALEGIQMMGGMGYTVEGGMEEQLRAVLPGTIAGGSSEIQRDIIAKTLGL
- a CDS encoding cation:proton antiporter domain-containing protein → MRRYVDEEREQEYIDDVGFVLAAVVWFVFGAVVWEKLHDGVAVSQVVFGVLVLTAVRAIAVALATVRSPLSGPERVLLAGLGPRGTANVALALWAYIVLPPGPGDTLLSVAIVVVLGSVVLHGVAAPILVSRVDSRVAAGAWRQSN
- a CDS encoding TetR/AcrR family transcriptional regulator, translated to MTATTSRLTQHDYYDVALRLLAEGSHDSLTIAALCDELGVSKGSFYHHFGGWSGFVTALLETWERESTLEAKEAADRIDAVGTKYRLLSTLVDTIPHDAEAALRVWAHTDPVVKAAVDRVDASREAMVTDFFALTIPKRDAALLAELYLSALVGNQLAHRPVNTRRMRKLLNQMTKMTEACYGAEVLGGTRAG
- a CDS encoding SDR family oxidoreductase yields the protein MAEIRFDEQVAIVTGAGHGLGRTYAEELARRGAAVVVNDLGVDVHGLGSGPAAQVVVDEITKAGGRAVANMDSVATPEGGQSIVDAAINAFGRVDIVINNAGILRDKSFHNLTFQEMDDIFDVHLRGAFYVSQPAYKVMREQKYGRFLFTTSAGLFGNFGQTNYSSAKMGLVGLSNTIAIEGAKNGIQSNAIAPIARTRLTEELLGPMAQMLDPEYVTPLALYLSSRECPLTHEVFSVGAGRYARAFVGVAQGWFSGTGTVPTAEDVAAHIGEARDLTDYVIPDNAQGELAVLGKLLS